From Chryseobacterium salivictor, a single genomic window includes:
- a CDS encoding FUSC family protein, translating into MKQKEPSELSDQELLQEVQKIKSSLIVNAVLCGIMIGVATYSTVKNGLGILTFFPLFFIPVFTKNRARKKAVENQLKERNLV; encoded by the coding sequence ATGAAACAGAAAGAACCATCAGAATTATCAGATCAGGAACTCTTGCAGGAAGTACAGAAAATAAAATCATCTTTAATCGTCAATGCGGTATTATGCGGCATCATGATTGGTGTTGCCACTTACAGCACGGTAAAAAACGGACTGGGAATTCTCACTTTTTTCCCGCTCTTTTTCATTCCGGTGTTTACTAAAAACAGAGCCCGCAAAAAAGCCGTAGAAAACCAACTGAAAGAACGAAACCTTGTATAA